The Sebastes fasciatus isolate fSebFas1 chromosome 13, fSebFas1.pri, whole genome shotgun sequence genome includes a region encoding these proteins:
- the rrp7a gene encoding ribosomal RNA-processing protein 7 homolog A has protein sequence MAPSKKKHAISQACVIPGGFTVLSLRFSSDSVAQHKLYVKEHKVRAEKSSRRPMDRTLFVLNIPPYCPQDVVKELFSQFGSVESVELRDHPGSTRESGPKLSRLFKPVEKQGFKVGYVVFQSSSSLTVAKSHPHDVPLVVCTEQRPVRTGTQKWIQQYTESFIHPDKLQQIVDSFMEGYDKRKEEEAERQRKEAEQQQEDEEGWVKVTRGPKGTKGRPHSEAANKRTLQKEMRKKKRKELMNFYTWQQRNTQKEHIAELRKKFEEDKQKISLLRAQRKFRPY, from the exons ATGGCGCCGTCCAAGAAGAAACATGCCATCAGCCAGGCTTGTGTTATTCCTGGAGGATTTACAG TGTTGTCTTTACGGTTTAGTTCCGACAGCGTCGCACAGCACAAGCTGTACGtgaaagagcacaaagtgcgAGCAGAGAAGAGTTCCCGCAGACCGATGGACAGGACTCTGTTTGTGCTCAACATCCCCCCATACTGCCCACAG GATGTTGTCAAAGAGCTGTTCTCTCAGTTTGGCTCTGTGGAGTCGGTGGAGCTGAGGGACCACCCGGGCTCCACTCGGGAGTCTGGACCCAAGCTGTCCAGGCTCTTTAAACCAGTTGAAAAACAG GGTTTCAAAGTCGGCTACGTTGTGTTCCAAAGCTCCTCCTCCTTAACAGTAGCTAAATCACACCCACATGATGTTCCTCTGGTGGTCTGCACAGAGCAGCGTCCAGTGAGGACAGGAACACAGA AATGGATTCAACAGTACACTGAGTCTTTCATTCATCCGGACAAACTGCAACAAATAGTCGACTCCTTCATGGAAGGCTACGACAAGCGGAAAGAGGAG GAAGCGGAAAGGCAGAGGAAGGAGGCCGAGCAGCAgcaagaggatgaagagggctGGGTGAAGGTCACGAGAGGACCCAAGGGCACCAAGGGCCGCCCCCACAGCGAGGCAGCCAACAAGAGGACTCTACAGAAAgagatgaggaagaagaagaggaaggagctcATGAACTTCTACACCTGgcagcagagaaacacacagaaagaac atattgctGAACTGAGGAAAAAGTTTGAGGAGgataaacagaaaatatctCTGCTGAGGGCACAGAGAAAGTTCAGACCTTACTGA